A region from the Microcoleus sp. AS-A8 genome encodes:
- a CDS encoding ParG: MSEAENQVFVRGRVPESVRARFKATCALEGRDMSEVLRELIEKWLQEHENPSPTKKGKGD; this comes from the coding sequence GTGTCCGAAGCTGAGAACCAAGTATTTGTGAGAGGGCGCGTTCCCGAATCCGTGAGAGCGCGATTTAAGGCAACGTGTGCCTTAGAGGGACGCGATATGAGCGAGGTGCTCAGGGAACTGATTGAGAAGTGGTTGCAAGAACACGAAAACCCCTCACCTACCAAAAAGGGTAAGGGAGATTAA
- a CDS encoding HNH endonuclease, translating to MAKTPRIPIPPEVRNYVFERDRYQCKSCGKTKLDTQLTIDHIIPLARGGQNDISNLQTLCLPCNQQKQHHLDPRFRRHFTN from the coding sequence ATGGCTAAAACCCCTAGAATTCCCATTCCTCCAGAAGTGAGGAACTATGTTTTTGAACGCGATCGCTATCAGTGTAAAAGCTGCGGCAAAACAAAGCTAGACACTCAACTAACGATTGACCACATTATTCCCCTGGCTCGTGGTGGTCAAAATGATATCAGTAACTTGCAGACTCTCTGCCTTCCCTGTAACCAGCAGAAACAACATCACCTCGACCCCCGCTTCCGCCGTCACTTCACTAATTGA